In Actinoplanes sp. NBC_00393, a single genomic region encodes these proteins:
- a CDS encoding AbfB domain-containing protein, with translation MPDDDTQDGLRVGGWVPPYSPDDSAPGPRVRPGGRPPLPRGTQRRALGPGPAGTPQSRGRLVLAAAVALACATTAVVAFGLGDDDAPAPVAARTEFPKPVLPNFPLEPGETISLLPNPNGSSTTKQAVPTTPAATTAPRSPSRKPNPAKPPASKPAKPAPPRLVTGATIGLEAADRPGSRVRHRNYLGRLDPVTAGSSDLDRADSRFTVRAGRANANCYSLESVNFPGYYLRHRNFEIRLDRSDRSELFDLDATFCTVVIRQNTALALRSVNYPDRHVVADRDRLVLRESTGERATGFVPRSPL, from the coding sequence ATGCCGGACGACGATACCCAGGACGGCCTCCGGGTAGGGGGCTGGGTTCCGCCGTATTCACCGGACGATTCCGCACCAGGACCACGCGTCCGCCCCGGTGGGCGGCCGCCCCTCCCCCGCGGCACGCAACGCCGCGCGCTCGGCCCCGGCCCCGCCGGTACGCCGCAGTCCCGTGGCCGCCTCGTGCTGGCCGCCGCCGTGGCGCTGGCGTGCGCGACCACCGCCGTGGTCGCTTTCGGACTCGGTGACGACGACGCGCCGGCACCGGTGGCCGCCCGGACGGAGTTCCCCAAGCCGGTGCTGCCGAACTTCCCGCTCGAGCCGGGCGAGACGATCTCCCTGCTGCCGAACCCGAACGGGTCGAGCACGACGAAGCAGGCAGTGCCGACGACACCGGCCGCCACCACCGCGCCGCGCAGCCCGTCCCGGAAGCCGAATCCGGCCAAGCCACCGGCGAGCAAACCCGCGAAGCCGGCGCCGCCGCGGCTCGTCACCGGTGCCACGATCGGCCTGGAGGCGGCCGACCGGCCCGGCTCGCGGGTGCGCCACCGCAACTACCTGGGCCGGCTGGACCCGGTCACCGCCGGCAGCAGCGATCTGGACCGGGCCGACTCGCGCTTCACCGTGCGCGCCGGGCGGGCAAATGCGAACTGCTATTCCTTGGAATCAGTAAACTTTCCCGGATATTATCTGCGCCACCGCAACTTTGAAATCCGGCTCGACCGATCCGACCGTTCCGAACTGTTCGATCTGGACGCCACATTCTGCACTGTGGTAATTCGGCAGAACACCGCCCTGGCCCTGCGGTCGGTCAATTATCCGGACCGGCACGTGGTCGCCGACCGCGATCGGCTGGTGCTCCGCGAGAGCACCGGGGAGCGGGCGACCGGGTTCGTCCCGCGGTCGCCGCTGTGA